The genomic segment ATCTGTGCATTTATCCATTATTgcatccatcatcatcatcatcatcatcatcaacatcttCATCTTGCATTTCGCCACACTGACCTCGTTTTTCTCCTCTAGGTTGGTGATCATCACAATGATTGGGCTTCTCTCCTGCCACACCATCCTCCAGAAATCTCCCACTGTATTCACAGTGGGACCCTGGGTGGCAATATATGCACGCTCCTCACCCCCATaaccctgcacacacacacacacacacacacacacacacacacacacacacacgcacgcacacaaaacaTGATCTAGTCATATACAGTTGTCTCTACTAATTTTAagcaggaaaaactgaaaatacaggGTCAGATCCATGGAGAACAAAAGTGACAGTTGCCACATTGCAGAGCAGTGCTGGGGCAAGATTTTGCTTATAAATGCACATATTTTCACTTACTTTAAGATAATTAGCATTGATGTAGGTGGTGAGGAAATCATCTTCATCCTGTGACTTCAAGATCACGCTGCTGTGTGTATCTGCAGGTGGGCAGCATGAGATTATCatgagaaagggagacagatgGGTAGTAATTTAAAGGTGGGAAATAATAATTATGCACCTATATTGTATTACATACTACAGCTCGGTTTTATTACAAGATTggttcatgtattttttttgtcctttgtctCAGTGTGAGTATCAACAATCTGTTGCACAGAGACAGACCTTTCCCAAACACATCTGAGCTAAATAGTAGATGAGTATGTGGAATTATTGAAGAGAAGCAGCATAAGAAAAGCTTCTTACAAAACATAACTTCATGATCTCCTTTTAGTGATTGCTGTAACTCATGTTGCAGCTGTACTCACTGGGCAAGATGGTTTTGTAGCGATTCTTTCTCACCAGCCCTGGGTAGTTGTACTCCTTAGGGTCTACAAAGTTCATGGGAGTTTCCTGCCGATGGACACAGAACAATGGGTGCAACAACAATCAGCCCTTGCAGAAATGGAGGGGAAGTTCTAGCCTTGTCTTCTACATGGCAAcaaacattatgaaataatatCCAAGACATTAAGTCATCCGCCGCCTTTCACACTATACTGTTGCTGTCAAATTGTAAGTAACTGAAAGGCTATGGGCAAAATGTGTATGATCTTTAAATCACGTCTTTCTGCCTAGCAGAGGCTGGAATACTCTGGAGGTTTTCATATGCATATATGCCTATATCTCTCCTTCCTTCGCCCACTAACAGACTGTGGAAAAGCTTACGGGCGTGTGCTGGGTCTTTGTGCCCTTGTCTATGTTTGCGTCAGAGTACGTCTTTTCCGGTGAGTCCCTGCTCATCTCTGTAAATCTAAAGTGTGTAGGCGGGTGAGCCGTTGCTGCTGCTGCGCTCACGTAAAACTCAGCCTGCAGGCTCTGGTCATCCATGGCCCGTGTGTGTAGCCTGGCAGGGGTCAGGATGTGTGTTCCCTGTCGGAGGTACTCTTGGGCTGACTGGTCTCTAGGGGAGAGCTGGGCTCCATAGCCGTAGGGCTCAGTGCAGCCTGGTGTACACATGTCCAAAGTCAAGGAAACATTGGAGCCCCTCCTGTGTGATACAGAATCAGACAAATACatatagacatacagtatgtgtatacCCATCTGCTATGTGAAATACCTGTACAGACACAGATGCAGATATAAATGCAAACATCTTCTCTCATTCTAACCTCTCCTGAAGCCCCACAGGTGTAACAGTGAGGGTGGCAGCATCTCCCTCCGTCCTGGTGTCAGTGCCTATGTCAAAGACCGGTGTTTGGGGCACAGGGTCCAGGTCCAGTAGATCCTCCTGAGCGTCCGTCCACTCTGACAGGGTAAAAGAGGGCTGGCGGCTCACTGACTGACGACGATCACCAATGTCCCTCGATACCGTTCCAGATGACCGCAAGCCAGTGCCGTACCGCCACTTGCACGCCATGTGGACGACCTGAgggaatgaaaagaagaaagtaAGCAGTTTTTCCTCCTCAAACGTGCATCCATTTATCAGTTAATAAACTAATCAATCAACCCAGCGACCAGCCAACTTGCAAATTAAGAAACGAATGATGCAGTCAGTCTAGCTTCTGGGCTGTTGTGATGCTGTGTTTTGGCAGGGAAATGAGTGGTCTTTTTTACCATGATAACACAGATGGCCACACCGATGCCTGCAGTGCCCTGGATGATCCAGTTGTGCTGTTTGGTATTTACCACCTCCCTCATCAGCACCATGGACTGGCCAGTACAGAGAGagtgggacagagagaggaaaagaaagataGACTCAGGCAACACTAGATGCATcacatcttctctctctgaGGTCTCcatccaaaacaaactgaaacagctAGGTCGGATCCGGGACCGACACTTACGTCCATTCCAAAGATTGGGTGGCAGGGTAAGATGAAGCTAAGGTAGAAGTCGATGACCTGCAGGGCTTTGTAGATGGAAGAGAGTGGTCCGTTTCCTTCcataacaaaaaacacccagtacccctgggaggagagaaagaaggacagaAGGCAGACTGTCACAGCTCCAGTCATTCATGCACGAGTAATCAGGCAGCGCTGTGGCTGTTCTCAGgtgaaaagcaaacagagaagaaaagaagatggCCTATTGCGCAggcataaaaaaatatgtaaattgacCACATGCAGTCTGGTATCATAATTATGGCCGCATATACAAggctctttatttatttattttttcatatggTAATGTTGCacctgtcctgttttttttttttttttttaattaatcaaacaTGAAGTCTAAAGAGACAGGGATAGGGAGAGCATAGGAATATTAACAGGGTgtccaaaaaacccaaaaaagtCTTTTCTAACCCTGAATCAAGCACTTTAGAGAATATGACAATGTAACGAtgcacatgaaaagaaaatctaaatgtaaaattaagGGTCAAGTTGAGAGATACCTAGTGCTCATGTGTGAAGCTGTAATTTGAATTGCTAATGTTGCAATTACACGACTGTAGATTTTTCAGTCCGGTCTACATTACATGCTGAGCTGGGAACCAAAGCTTGTGCAGGAAGAAAACCCCTCTAATTTAAAGAAGACAAATTACTGGAGATTTTGTTCACTTTTCACTTAATTTTTCTGGTTACAGCTGATGTCCATTCACATACCGTGACTTGGGAGACGACAAACAGTGCAGCCCAGCAATGAATCTCAATCACAAGAGCATACACTTTGTGCATGAACACTTCCTTGCCCTGTGGGCTCTGGCCCACTGTGGGTCCAGCCTTGCATTCTTGGAGTCTGTCCTTTTTAGGGGCTCTGTCGCCTATTTTCTCATTCTTTGTAGGCTCATCCAGCCAGACGGGGTCCTCGTCGGGCCTCAGGAAGATGGAGTCCTCGGTGTGGGAACGGGTGGAGCTGCTCAGCCGGCGGGTCATGATCCCCCTGTTAAATGAGGCGCCCTTGTGTTAAAGGTATTTGACGTGTCTTCCCTTTGTGATCACAAGGCTTTCACAGCAGATTCTGActcatttttttgacattatagTGTGTTTGCCTTGTTCATCTTTTTGAAAATCTACCAAATTAGTAAAAGATGAAGAGTGATCTTTAAGGAAAAGCACTGTttaagtgagaaaaataaacagcgtgtgttttaattgtttctttattcccttataaacacacaaaaaggccAATACGGCCAGTGTTGTTTTAATGGTTTATGGGTTTTGGGACCTGTGACATGGTGTTAGATTATAAGAAACCTTGTGTGAGAAATATTTCACATGCAGACATACTGCACTTGGCCATTCAAACGTCTTGGTAAGTAATCATGTTTAatactttttgtctttgttgcttTACTAATACGCATGCACATAAGAAAACTctacaaaaatacatattgaTTTCCAGTTGAATGATGTGCTAGctagcttgtgtgtgtgtgtgtgtgtgtgtgagtgtgtgtgagattgtgtgtttttaaatgagcGTGTATATGAAAGAAGGTTTATGTTTGTCCCACAGGCCTATTCAGATGTATAGCTAAGCGGCTTGGAGTGGCTCTCATCTCCGGAACCTCTTGTCTCGCTCAGATTGGGCTCTGTTGTgttcgtgtatgtgtgtgtgtgtgtgtgtgtgtgtgtgtgtgtgtgtgtgtgtgtgtgtgtgtgtttgagagatagagtgtgtttgtatgtatgtgtatgagagagagagagagagagagagagagagacgctcTATTGTGGAGAGATGAGTCAGGGGTAGCGTGTTTACAGCCCTGTCCGTCGCCTTGGCAACAGAGTGGCTCTCATCCCTCTCATCCGTCCTGAGCATTATCATCTACtgacaacacatacacacacaaacacacacacacacacacacacaaacatatccTCTCTGTATCAGTCAGCAGTATATTCAAAGCCCTTTTCCGCCCTGCTCTTTTGTCCTTCAACCATTAATAAAGGTGTATTGTACATTTGGCTGATTACTGCCACGTggtttgtgtggatgtgtgaaCGCAGAGGCTTGTGAGAGTGGTGGTGTACTGTTAGCACACATATCATTTTTGTCTGAATGTGTTGCTGATGGCTTAATTTGTTGTGAGAAAGTTTGGAACAAGTTCCCATCAATGACTACCGACCAACACTGCACAAGAAAGGGATTTCCCGGTTGGCTTActggaatattaaaaaacaatataGCCAGACACATGTCTCACCTATGATAGATGGCAGGGAACTGGGGAGAGAGTCAGATCACATGATCAAGTTAAATCCTGTATCCTGTAGCAACCAGCTGTTGTCAGCCATTGTGCGGCAGAGTCGAATCTGAAGGACAGAAGACAAGAGCTAAACAGTGCATCTCATGTgttcagaataaaaaaacaggagtTACAGGTAATTTACACACAATCCCAATTTTCTCCCCGAAATACTACAATAGAGACACCTTGTGACTCAAATACAACTGGTCACACTGAGACAGGGTTAGTAATCCAGTTTCATCTAAAGATGGATCAGAGTAGCAGCCTTGTCAGCTCCCAGCTGTGCTTTCATGAGCGGAGGATGGTGATATAAGGTGACACAGTAAACTGTCAAtatttcttcccctctctttcttcctcttcctctgcctccatcCCCAAGAGGCAGGGACGATTCTAGCCAGACTAAGCAGACGCCCTCAGAAATACATTCAGATTGCTCCAGTCGAATCAGTATGCATGGAGTCAAGCCTGCTCtgctcttccctcctctctttctgtgccACTGGAACCTGCTGAACGAATGGGGTGAGCTCACCGGAATATGAGACcacaccagtgtgtgtgtgtgtgtgtgtgtgcgcgtgtgtttgaGTGCAGGTGTTGAGGTGTTGAACAGAGGGGAACTGCTTTGAGTCCATTTCTATCTCTCTTTGCTTGCTGCGAAGgtggttttttttatagtgaTGACGCCAGGCCTGTAGCTACGGCAACGTGCATACATACAATGTACACGCACATATAgagtatcacacacacacacgtgcgcacacgcactgacacaaacacacgcacatagaTAGCGTTATATAAGAGAAACTGACAAAGTTCAGCGCCCTTCCGTTTTTAACAATGGATGGAAAGGTAGATGagtggatggagggatgaatgGGAGGAAAAGCAGCTCTTTTTTTGTGAAGGTTGTCTGAAGCAGTGACGAAGTGAGGTTGGCGTTTTGGTAACTGTGGCAACCAACATactgtagcacacacacacacacacacacacacacacacacacacacacacacacacacacacacacacacacacacacacacatatacacagactgGTTCTACTATCCCTGTGGGGACATGGACCCATGGACTAAATGTCTAACTCCAGCCTTCCACCTGACCCTAACCTGAACCTAATTCTacccttaaaaccaagtcttaaccctcaaaaaacAGTCTGTACCCATGGGGACCTCAATTTTTGTGCCCACGGTGACACGAGTCCCCACGAGTAAGTATGCATCCAGGTTAAAATCCCCAAAGAATATAAaaagaagtacacacacatacacacacacacacacacacaaacttgttcCACTATCCCAGtggggacactcattgacacaatgcattccctagccccttaccctaacctaaacctaaaaccCTAACCTAGAGTCTCTAtgggttagtgtgcattcaggttaaagtcccAAACCAGGATATAAGAACAAGGACACattctctcacgcacacacacacacacacacacgcacatatttTGGCAACCACactacatgaaaaatgaaaaacacaaacatacatctGCACTGGGAGAGCAGTGACAATATTCAGGTTTGTCTAAAAAATTCTGCCTCTCTTTGCTCTTATTCTTTGAGGtaaatatctttgtttttcagccatttCCTTTTGCGGCTCAGTGCTTGTTGGCAAACTGTCTGGTACATTTAGCCAGGGCTATAGCTAggatttaaaaatactgaggtcatgtgCCCCCCCCACCATCAGAATATTTTGACCAGACACCAAAAATAAactctttaaaaatatatgttttttcagctgttaaCCTTTCGTTcatattgtctgttttttatattcaaaCATGCAGTATCAAACCTTTTTCTCACTACCAGAAATTCTAATGGGGaaatattacataatttttatttataggtCTAAAGGTAGCAAAATTTATATATAAGGGACAAAAAATACTCGTATCAGAATATAAAATGTAACATCCCCCTAAACATCCAAAATAGCAAGAAAAAGTACTGAGGACATGATCTCAGTGTCCACAATGGTAACAACAGCCTTGCatttaataaactgtttttctcttctgtttcccCTTTGAGCTTCCAGCTTGTTAAAACTGCCTTAtttcacactgtcactgtgTGACAGTTTCATATATATTCAGCTGGTTCCAGCTCTTCATTCAAGCTTTAAGACgttaacactgacaaaaacatcaaaccaaCACTTTTTGTGGCCACACAACTCCATTTAATGGAATTGTTTtgtcttgtgcatcatttatacacatttccccCACATTTCAGCCTGATTTGACAGATTTGGTATCTTTGGATACTCAAGGATCTctactaaaatttaaaataaagctcAATGATGATGATTGTTACTAATACACAGAAAGTGGTAAaaagatgtctgtttttttagcTTATACACAATGCACAGTGGGAGTGACTGACAATAACTAAATGCAATGGAAAGTTGAATATTTTAGCAGACTTAAATAAAACACCTTCAACAGTCTAATGATCAATGAACATCAATTAGCAATAACATTTCTAtttaaacacagtgttttttgaAGCATGTACAAACATGCCACATGGATTCATGAAAAATAAGTCAAACTTGACAGCTGATTCAGCCTCATTCCTCACTGAAGGTCTACTGTCTTTGGGTCTTTACAAACACCACCCCCTCAGTCTTCAAATAGAGTATGTGCGTAGTGTTTCCATTGATCTGCGTCCATTCAAAGCCTCCAACATCCAGCTGAGTTTAAACAGAGCCATACAATAAACCTGTGGCCTCTGTCCCAGGAGAACCACAGTAACATGAATATACTGTAGACAGTTGTGTAAAGCTTTTTCCTGCAGTCAGGAACAAGGGGAGCTAATGCAGCTTCGTGTTTTCGTGTTCTTATGGTGACAGCTGGCTCACGTTTTAATGGATATTCCTGATGCCTCCTGTGTCTCCGTCTGGAAAGATAATGTGTTCAAATCTGCTTTTCTgctccatttttaaaatgttcagcattttttttgctttgtctgacGTGTCCTCATCATTACAGCAAAATCTCTGTAATACTAGAGCAGCATTTCCTGTCTCCAGGTGAACCAAAGCACATGATGAGTGAAGTATAGAGCGTGTTGTTGAAGTGCTCATGTGGCGGGGAGACAAGGTAAGAGGAAGCTCTTACTGAAAGTGATGATGGGATGGTAACGTGAGATAAAGTCACGAGGGCCAAGACCTGCCTCATGAACCTTTTTCTCCCATACACACACTCGCTCAGATAAAATCTTGATATTAATACACACATAAGCTCAAAATGACCTTACAATTAAATAACCAGCAAGCCTGCAGCTTCCTCCCGTATATCACGGAGACAGATAATCAA from the Xiphias gladius isolate SHS-SW01 ecotype Sanya breed wild chromosome 8, ASM1685928v1, whole genome shotgun sequence genome contains:
- the ptpn5 gene encoding tyrosine-protein phosphatase non-receptor type 5; translated protein: MTRRLSSSTRSHTEDSIFLRPDEDPVWLDEPTKNEKIGDRAPKKDRLQECKAGPTVGQSPQGKEVFMHKVYALVIEIHCWAALFVVSQVTGYWVFFVMEGNGPLSSIYKALQVIDFYLSFILPCHPIFGMDSMVLMREVVNTKQHNWIIQGTAGIGVAICVIMVVHMACKWRYGTGLRSSGTVSRDIGDRRQSVSRQPSFTLSEWTDAQEDLLDLDPVPQTPVFDIGTDTRTEGDAATLTVTPVGLQERRGSNVSLTLDMCTPGCTEPYGYGAQLSPRDQSAQEYLRQGTHILTPARLHTRAMDDQSLQAEFYETPMNFVDPKEYNYPGLVRKNRYKTILPNTHSSVILKSQDEDDFLTTYINANYLKGYGGEERAYIATQGPTVNTVGDFWRMVWQERSPIIVMITNLEEKNEKCAEYWPEDTVTHEGIEITVVTVSQEDDYSLRVFTLKCEGEERSLRQYWYTSWPDQKTPDKAPPLLELVQEVERAREEAPPSSGPIIVHCSAGIGRTGCFIATSILCKQLRTEGVVDILRTTCQLRLDRGGMIQTCEQYQFVHHVLSLYEKQLSHTAEE